In one window of Candidatus Nitrosocosmicus arcticus DNA:
- a CDS encoding 3-phosphoshikimate 1-carboxyvinyltransferase, whose product MEIKVKKSRLFGEVICPPSKSYSHRAILISSLTSGKSHIKNVLLSRDTLASINCIKMLGVNVSSFKNKSTDPQASEVDNLENFPTDLLTRTKQNGGTNLSSTQDLIVESNGGRSGFKTPDDVLFADNSGTTIRLAASMCSLVNDGYSILTGDKSLRKRPMGDLIKALNQLGVNCFSTNLRYFPPLVVKGGGIKGGTTQISGEISSQFISSILLSGIYSHTPITIQVLGNQVSKPYIDSTIFMMKKFGVTVENLTNENFSTSLVDKVQTSKEQNKLVKSISESYRLPVEYDYTPQTFRVPGDFSTAALLLSAAILSGGELVIKNLDFNMPQGDMEIINIIKKMGGRIEVDRSKGVAKIDGSTKLDGGNFDLVGTPDLLPVVAILSLKAKNKTTITGVSHARYKETDRVSNISSQLIKFGAQIKEENDSITIRPPVELRSAVINSFDDHRLFMAFTIAGLSTERSIIDSADSVEVSFPTFVGELRGIGAQIEYLVP is encoded by the coding sequence GTGGAAATAAAAGTAAAAAAATCCCGGCTATTCGGTGAAGTTATTTGTCCACCTAGCAAAAGTTATAGCCACCGAGCAATATTGATTTCAAGCCTCACTTCCGGTAAATCGCACATAAAGAATGTACTACTTTCCAGAGATACACTGGCCTCGATAAATTGCATTAAAATGTTGGGAGTAAACGTTAGTAGTTTTAAAAATAAGTCTACTGATCCACAGGCATCTGAGGTGGATAATCTAGAAAATTTTCCAACTGATCTTTTAACAAGGACTAAACAGAATGGGGGTACTAACCTTTCTAGCACACAAGATCTTATAGTAGAAAGCAATGGAGGAAGGAGCGGCTTTAAAACTCCAGATGATGTATTGTTTGCTGACAACTCAGGTACGACGATCAGACTGGCTGCTTCAATGTGTTCTCTGGTAAATGACGGCTATAGCATTTTAACAGGCGACAAGAGTCTTCGGAAAAGACCCATGGGTGATCTTATTAAAGCCTTAAATCAACTGGGGGTGAATTGTTTTTCCACAAATCTCAGGTACTTTCCTCCACTGGTTGTGAAGGGTGGCGGCATAAAGGGAGGAACAACGCAGATAAGTGGAGAGATATCTAGTCAATTTATATCATCTATTCTCCTCTCTGGAATTTATTCTCATACACCAATTACAATTCAAGTCTTAGGTAACCAAGTTTCTAAGCCTTATATAGATTCAACAATATTTATGATGAAAAAATTTGGTGTCACAGTAGAGAATTTAACAAATGAAAACTTTTCCACAAGTTTGGTTGATAAAGTACAAACTTCAAAAGAGCAAAATAAACTAGTCAAATCCATCTCAGAATCTTATAGGCTACCAGTCGAATATGATTACACACCCCAAACATTTCGAGTACCAGGTGATTTCTCAACTGCAGCATTGTTATTATCAGCAGCCATATTGTCAGGAGGTGAATTGGTGATAAAGAACTTGGATTTTAACATGCCGCAGGGAGATATGGAAATAATCAACATTATCAAAAAAATGGGAGGCAGAATTGAAGTCGACAGGAGCAAAGGAGTAGCTAAAATAGATGGATCGACCAAATTAGACGGGGGTAATTTTGATTTAGTCGGAACCCCTGATTTACTTCCTGTGGTAGCAATTTTGTCTCTTAAGGCTAAAAATAAGACAACAATAACTGGTGTGTCTCATGCAAGATACAAGGAAACTGACAGGGTTTCTAATATTTCCTCTCAGTTAATAAAATTTGGTGCTCAGATAAAAGAAGAAAACGATTCTATTACTATTCGCCCTCCAGTTGAATTAAGGAGCGCGGTTATCAATTCCTTTGACGATCATAGACTTTTTATGGCTTTTACTATAGCCGGGTTATCTACAGAGCGTTCGATTATTGATAGCGCCGATTCTGTTGAGGTATCATTTCCAACTTTCGTAGGTGAGTTGCGAGGAATTGGTGCTCAAATTGAGTATTTGGTACCTTGA
- a CDS encoding shikimate kinase, producing MKNSSASVTMFGAISIVNAIATGKGCTFGISQKVKVKISIEPGHNGISRNFVNDKLVNKIIKSILPASILKNHFISISLISEIPAGWGLKSSSAVSNAISLACFKLLDDEIHDRAVLSTAVNSSLWAKVSMTGAFDDACACYYGGVILTDNHFKKIIKRDMVNNDLAVVIYLPAGVARGEILKLRIHKDLFNHAFRLALKGDYWKAMNLNGVLINSVLYNNYAPMINAFENHCLAISHSGNGPAMAAVVYKDNVENFVNSMEKFDGKIILAKVNNTKAIVE from the coding sequence ATGAAAAATTCTTCTGCATCTGTTACTATGTTTGGTGCAATATCTATAGTAAATGCCATTGCAACTGGAAAGGGTTGTACTTTCGGTATTTCGCAAAAAGTCAAAGTAAAGATATCAATTGAGCCAGGTCATAATGGAATATCTAGAAATTTCGTAAATGACAAGCTTGTAAATAAGATAATCAAGAGTATATTGCCAGCAAGCATTTTAAAAAATCATTTCATATCTATCAGCTTAATTTCCGAAATACCTGCTGGTTGGGGATTGAAAAGCTCTAGCGCGGTCTCAAATGCTATTTCTCTAGCATGTTTCAAGTTATTAGATGATGAGATACATGACAGAGCCGTATTAAGCACCGCCGTCAATTCATCTTTATGGGCAAAGGTGAGCATGACTGGTGCATTTGACGATGCTTGTGCTTGCTACTATGGTGGAGTTATATTGACGGACAATCACTTTAAAAAAATAATTAAGAGAGACATGGTAAATAATGATCTTGCTGTTGTTATTTATTTGCCTGCAGGTGTTGCTAGAGGTGAAATTCTTAAATTGCGGATTCATAAAGACTTGTTTAACCATGCCTTTAGGCTGGCGCTAAAAGGTGATTATTGGAAAGCAATGAATCTCAACGGGGTCCTAATAAATTCAGTTTTATACAATAATTACGCACCTATGATCAATGCTTTTGAAAACCATTGTTTAGCCATTAGTCATTCAGGAAATGGGCCAGCAATGGCGGCAGTAGTATATAAGGACAATGTTGAAAATTTCGTGAATTCGATGGAAAAATTTGACGGGAAAATCATCCTAGCAAAAGTCAACAACACTAAAGCAATAGTTGAATAA
- the aroE gene encoding shikimate dehydrogenase: MSNVNVDVSNQQVAADKSSKTFCIIGDPVEHSLSPLMHNAAFKYLNLNYSYIAFKVKVNELKESVESLHDINIAGFNVTIPHKVEMTYYVDRLSDEATLAGSVNTVKNEDGIFVGYNTDIYGLMAPIEERISNFEGMEILILGAGGSSRAALVGLSKKKGIKTIFMVNRDQQKLSKVIELGTSLGLNCNPIDYLDQKKLSQISSQSKLIINTTSVGLKNETSLLRDDSMGKESIVFDIIYKPIMTDLLECAKRAHAKLIFGYEMLLNQGYKSFEIWTGMNAPRKVMRKALLGIFGEPN; the protein is encoded by the coding sequence ATGAGCAATGTTAATGTGGATGTATCTAATCAACAGGTAGCCGCAGATAAATCTTCTAAGACTTTTTGCATTATAGGAGATCCCGTGGAGCATTCATTGTCTCCATTAATGCATAATGCTGCTTTTAAGTATTTGAATTTAAATTATTCATACATTGCCTTTAAAGTAAAAGTAAACGAACTAAAAGAATCAGTGGAATCATTGCACGATATTAATATTGCAGGGTTCAACGTCACCATTCCACACAAGGTAGAAATGACATACTATGTTGACAGGTTAAGTGATGAGGCTACTTTGGCAGGATCAGTCAATACGGTTAAAAACGAAGACGGAATTTTTGTTGGGTATAACACAGATATATATGGATTAATGGCCCCTATTGAAGAAAGGATATCAAATTTTGAAGGGATGGAAATTTTAATACTTGGAGCAGGCGGATCCAGTAGAGCTGCACTAGTGGGACTATCCAAAAAAAAAGGTATAAAAACAATTTTTATGGTAAATAGAGATCAACAGAAACTGTCTAAAGTCATAGAGTTGGGTACTAGCTTGGGATTAAACTGCAATCCTATAGATTATTTAGATCAAAAAAAATTGTCCCAAATCTCTTCACAAAGCAAATTGATTATCAACACTACTTCTGTAGGTCTTAAAAACGAGACAAGTCTGTTAAGGGACGACTCCATGGGCAAGGAATCGATAGTATTTGATATAATTTACAAACCAATCATGACTGATTTATTAGAGTGTGCAAAGAGAGCCCATGCAAAGCTAATATTTGGATATGAGATGTTACTAAATCAAGGTTATAAATCATTTGAAATATGGACAGGGATGAATGCACCCAGAAAAGTCATGAGAAAAGCACTATTGGGAATATTTGGTGAACCAAATTAA
- the aroD gene encoding type I 3-dehydroquinate dehydratase, translating into MSTHRKLCASIPITKDIDSSEDLVMTVSKIDEALNKGVDIIECRFDYLSSFENLDHYLDILSIYKAKCIYTIRPENEGGKFSNDPKKRADIITKFIQRKPLFVDIEYNLISNNDSIADLVENENTQILVSWHDFSHTPEFDHLLEQVKNMTIYSPFVKIVTTARTIDDSIKILMIYRSIDTHINLIAFAMGELGVLSRVLCTVVGDAPFTYASIGAALAPGQLSIDQMKSINKLFKSKLV; encoded by the coding sequence TTGTCTACCCATAGAAAATTATGTGCATCCATTCCTATCACGAAGGATATCGATAGTAGTGAAGATTTGGTAATGACCGTAAGTAAAATAGATGAGGCGCTAAATAAGGGGGTGGATATTATTGAATGTAGATTTGATTACCTTAGCAGTTTCGAAAATTTAGATCATTATCTAGATATTTTGTCAATATATAAGGCCAAATGTATTTACACAATCAGACCTGAGAATGAAGGCGGCAAATTTTCAAATGATCCTAAGAAAAGGGCCGATATAATAACAAAATTTATTCAGAGAAAACCACTCTTTGTAGATATCGAATACAATTTAATTTCTAATAACGACTCTATCGCCGATCTGGTTGAAAATGAAAATACCCAAATTTTAGTAAGTTGGCATGATTTTTCGCATACTCCTGAATTTGATCACCTCTTAGAACAAGTAAAAAACATGACAATTTACAGCCCTTTTGTAAAAATAGTCACTACTGCAAGAACCATAGACGATTCAATCAAGATATTAATGATATATCGATCAATTGATACGCATATTAACTTGATTGCTTTTGCAATGGGTGAATTGGGTGTATTAAGTAGAGTTTTATGTACAGTGGTTGGGGATGCCCCATTCACTTACGCGTCTATTGGTGCTGCTTTGGCCCCAGGTCAATTGTCAATAGACCAAATGAAATCAATTAATAAATTGTTTAAAAGCAAACTGGTTTAA
- the tatC gene encoding twin-arginine translocase subunit TatC, whose product MAPGDMLFIDHVKELRNRFLRIIVITIALMIFCTVFGIQIVTVNNHSFYFIMPTVYNNIASQVTLFLSKSLVPHGVELIQTAPGQSLYAQIYVAILISVSCSIPLIVREVFGFISPAMSFTSRKKAFFTFLLPTTILFLSGMVFSFYLAIPITLTFLYQYGQSIGVLTFLNISDFINFVLQFFIAFGISFQLPLVMFILSASGLVNLQFWIKNFKYALLIIIIFGAVITPDGSGITMWFISIPMLLLYGIGIAIIKLRVSNK is encoded by the coding sequence ATGGCGCCTGGCGATATGCTATTCATTGATCATGTAAAAGAACTACGAAATCGATTTTTGAGGATAATAGTCATTACCATAGCATTAATGATTTTTTGTACTGTTTTTGGCATTCAGATAGTGACAGTGAATAATCATTCTTTCTATTTCATTATGCCTACGGTCTATAATAATATCGCAAGTCAGGTGACATTATTTTTAAGCAAAAGCCTGGTCCCACACGGTGTGGAATTGATTCAAACAGCACCCGGACAATCCCTTTACGCGCAAATTTACGTTGCGATTCTAATTTCAGTTTCTTGTTCAATCCCTTTGATTGTTAGGGAGGTTTTTGGATTCATCAGCCCTGCAATGTCTTTCACAAGCAGAAAAAAAGCATTCTTTACATTCCTACTACCCACTACAATTCTTTTCTTAAGCGGAATGGTTTTCTCTTTCTATTTGGCTATACCAATCACTCTGACATTTTTGTATCAATATGGACAATCAATTGGTGTCCTAACATTTCTGAACATCTCGGATTTCATTAATTTTGTACTACAGTTCTTCATAGCATTTGGGATCTCTTTCCAATTACCGCTCGTTATGTTTATCCTTTCAGCTAGCGGTCTTGTCAATCTCCAATTTTGGATAAAGAATTTTAAGTATGCGCTTTTGATAATAATCATCTTTGGTGCAGTAATAACCCCTGATGGCAGTGGAATAACTATGTGGTTTATCTCCATACCAATGTTGTTATTATACGGAATTGGGATAGCGATAATAAAATTAAGAGTAAGTAACAAATAA
- a CDS encoding DNA-methyltransferase: MLIRSESLYDKILLGNCEKILKNVPSGSIQLTVTSPPYGNAIDYDLHASKKNTQNYRGISKVSLDEYLENMVTIFNDQVYRVTKEGGYCCIVIANEVVNGTLIPLPHLLLSRLVAPGGNWSLHEEIIWHKVTGGTNRYGSFVINPYPKYYRANIMHEFILVLRKGDVKSGRNQRREILPATHEEWTKEIANSVWHIAPVPPGYIEHPCPFPEEIPYRLLKIYSYNGDIVLDPFNGSGQTTKVAYNVDRHFLGIDIKQEYVDLAKKRIMNEELHIRPEALIANWKKIASHVV; the protein is encoded by the coding sequence GTGCTAATCAGGTCCGAATCACTATACGACAAAATTTTACTAGGAAATTGTGAAAAGATATTAAAAAATGTTCCCTCTGGAAGTATACAATTGACTGTGACATCACCTCCTTATGGAAATGCCATAGACTATGATTTACACGCCTCAAAAAAAAATACTCAGAATTATAGAGGAATTTCAAAAGTTAGTTTAGATGAATATTTAGAAAACATGGTTACTATTTTTAACGATCAGGTATATCGTGTAACCAAGGAGGGTGGTTATTGTTGTATTGTAATCGCTAACGAAGTTGTAAATGGGACCTTGATTCCGTTGCCCCATCTATTATTATCTCGACTAGTGGCACCCGGTGGAAACTGGAGTCTCCATGAAGAAATAATTTGGCACAAAGTAACTGGTGGAACTAACAGGTATGGTTCATTTGTCATAAACCCATATCCAAAATACTACAGGGCAAATATTATGCATGAGTTCATTTTAGTATTAAGAAAGGGTGACGTGAAAAGTGGCAGGAATCAAAGAAGAGAAATCCTTCCTGCAACACATGAGGAGTGGACCAAAGAGATAGCAAATTCTGTATGGCATATAGCTCCAGTACCTCCAGGCTATATTGAGCATCCGTGTCCTTTTCCCGAAGAAATACCATATCGTTTGCTTAAAATCTACTCTTATAACGGAGACATAGTGCTAGACCCATTTAATGGGAGCGGCCAAACTACGAAGGTAGCCTACAATGTTGATCGACATTTTCTTGGAATAGACATTAAGCAGGAATATGTCGATCTGGCAAAAAAAAGAATCATGAATGAGGAGCTTCATATTAGACCTGAAGCCCTTATAGCAAATTGGAAGAAAATAGCGTCTCATGTTGTGTAA
- a CDS encoding 3-dehydroquinate synthase II — MVESNPRKAEEGKNKKKGKKIILKPLFYSNSDLSSVPKLGEKKNELAEFATLVNRIKDRIDLIYIDPSEELDGLDQDSIKIKTIFNSKDADYMVIESEQQLEEINLRNLTTASKIGIYRKVTSNRDIDQIKGLIDKFHLSFIIIDLDDWRIIPLENVIASLQNTGTEIFAVAKSIEEVETLFTVLELGVDGVLMSTNSEEEIIRARNIIKKASFQIKIAEIKEVLNVGMGERVCIDTVSMLSEGEGMLVGNKSNFLFLIHNESIGSSFTSPRPFRVNAGAVHCYTITPDGTTKYLSELESGSQVLIVNAKGDARMVGVGRAKIESRPLRLFRAAINDDEVGTIIVQNAETIRFLNESGKILPVTHAKAGDKILVYSIPSAGRHFGMEISKEYILEK, encoded by the coding sequence ATGGTAGAATCAAATCCAAGAAAAGCGGAAGAAGGTAAGAATAAAAAAAAAGGCAAGAAAATAATATTAAAACCATTATTCTATTCTAATTCTGATCTTTCAAGTGTCCCTAAATTAGGTGAAAAAAAAAATGAACTTGCAGAATTCGCTACACTCGTTAATAGGATAAAAGACAGAATTGATTTGATTTATATCGATCCTTCAGAGGAGCTTGATGGTCTAGACCAAGATTCAATTAAAATTAAAACTATTTTTAATTCGAAGGATGCGGATTATATGGTTATTGAGTCCGAGCAACAGCTTGAGGAAATTAACTTGAGAAATCTGACTACGGCCTCTAAAATAGGAATTTACAGAAAGGTTACCAGCAATCGAGATATAGATCAAATAAAGGGTTTAATAGATAAATTTCATTTGTCATTTATTATTATAGACTTGGATGATTGGAGGATAATACCACTTGAAAATGTTATAGCTTCTCTCCAAAATACCGGTACTGAAATATTCGCAGTCGCAAAATCCATAGAGGAAGTTGAAACTCTGTTCACCGTATTAGAATTGGGGGTAGATGGAGTATTAATGTCTACAAATAGCGAGGAGGAAATAATCAGAGCGAGGAACATCATCAAAAAAGCCTCGTTTCAGATAAAAATTGCGGAAATAAAAGAGGTATTAAACGTAGGGATGGGAGAAAGAGTGTGCATAGATACTGTTTCTATGCTGTCTGAGGGGGAAGGTATGCTAGTTGGAAACAAGTCGAATTTTTTATTCTTAATTCACAATGAATCAATAGGTTCGTCCTTTACATCTCCTAGACCTTTTAGAGTAAATGCTGGTGCAGTACATTGTTACACAATAACTCCAGATGGAACTACAAAATATTTGTCTGAGCTTGAATCTGGGAGTCAAGTTTTGATAGTGAACGCCAAAGGAGACGCCAGAATGGTCGGAGTTGGCAGAGCTAAGATAGAATCTCGACCGTTACGACTATTTAGAGCAGCAATTAATGATGATGAAGTAGGAACCATTATAGTTCAGAACGCTGAAACCATTAGGTTTTTGAATGAGAGCGGTAAGATTTTACCAGTTACCCATGCAAAAGCCGGTGATAAAATATTGGTTTATTCTATTCCATCAGCTGGTAGACATTTTGGTATGGAGATTTCAAAGGAGTACATACTCGAAAAATGA
- a CDS encoding 2-amino-3,7-dideoxy-D-threo-hept-6-ulosonate synthase, with protein sequence MVLGKEIRLNRILKKGKMLCIPLDHGISSGPLKGIQNISELINQTQDSGLTCFLVNKGIIKSLSAPPSVGLIAHMSAATSLGPDPNNKILMGSVKEAIRLGADAVSLHINIGSNEEPSMLYKLGQVADECNEWNIPLIAMMYPRGDNITNPHDPTIVAHTARIGAEAGADIVKTVYTGDVDTFREVIKSCPVPIVIAGGPKANTDAEILGMCQDAMKAGAIGVTFGRNIFQHNNPNEIIKALHAIIIENKHYGRIKSKKSGRR encoded by the coding sequence ATGGTCCTTGGGAAAGAAATTAGGCTCAATCGTATATTAAAAAAGGGAAAAATGTTGTGTATCCCGTTGGATCACGGAATAAGCAGCGGCCCACTAAAGGGTATTCAGAATATCTCTGAACTGATAAACCAAACTCAGGATTCAGGTTTGACTTGTTTTCTCGTAAATAAGGGGATTATAAAATCTCTGTCTGCACCACCCTCCGTAGGCTTAATTGCTCACATGTCAGCTGCTACTTCCCTTGGCCCGGATCCAAACAACAAGATCCTGATGGGCTCAGTCAAAGAAGCGATAAGGCTGGGGGCCGATGCGGTTTCTTTGCATATTAATATCGGCTCCAATGAGGAGCCAAGCATGCTCTACAAGCTAGGCCAAGTTGCTGATGAATGTAATGAATGGAATATCCCATTAATCGCGATGATGTATCCTCGGGGAGACAACATTACAAACCCGCATGATCCTACAATAGTTGCTCATACAGCTCGTATAGGTGCTGAAGCAGGAGCTGATATAGTAAAGACTGTATATACAGGTGACGTAGACACCTTTAGAGAAGTCATAAAATCCTGTCCTGTGCCGATTGTAATTGCAGGTGGACCTAAAGCTAATACGGATGCTGAAATATTAGGAATGTGCCAGGATGCAATGAAGGCAGGAGCGATTGGCGTAACTTTTGGGAGAAATATTTTTCAACATAATAATCCAAATGAAATAATAAAAGCCCTGCATGCTATTATTATAGAGAACAAGCACTATGGTAGAATCAAATCCAAGAAAAGCGGAAGAAGGTAA
- a CDS encoding NAD+ synthase, producing the protein MTSNSMNFESISQEIIDFIKNETESRKSNGIVLGISGGIDSTVLAYLATRAIGPGKVMGLILPDETVTPTSDVEDALRICSDLKINYKKMAVNKPKDSFLGLINVKDSNNMLLPGNLVARIRMCILYYYSGLMGRLVLGSSNKTELMLGYFTKFGDGAADLLPLADLYKTQLVGLAKYLEIPFSIIGKKSSARLWADQFTEDELGLPFVELDKILQCFGNTDDLRYGEQDILKEFPNLPLEVIQEVKRRIENNLHKQAFPPICKISK; encoded by the coding sequence ATGACATCAAATTCGATGAACTTTGAATCAATAAGCCAGGAAATCATTGATTTCATAAAGAATGAGACAGAATCTAGAAAATCAAACGGGATAGTTTTGGGAATTTCTGGGGGTATAGATTCAACTGTGTTGGCATATTTAGCTACACGCGCGATTGGGCCAGGAAAAGTGATGGGATTGATACTGCCAGATGAAACCGTAACTCCAACAAGCGACGTCGAAGATGCACTTAGAATTTGTTCAGACTTGAAAATTAATTATAAAAAAATGGCCGTAAATAAGCCCAAGGATAGTTTTCTAGGACTAATCAACGTCAAAGACTCCAATAATATGCTGTTGCCTGGAAACCTAGTCGCTAGGATCAGAATGTGTATACTGTACTATTACTCAGGCTTAATGGGAAGGCTGGTTTTGGGATCCTCAAATAAGACCGAGCTGATGCTGGGATATTTTACAAAATTCGGAGACGGGGCTGCAGACTTACTTCCACTCGCTGACTTGTACAAGACACAATTGGTAGGTTTAGCAAAGTATCTTGAAATTCCTTTTTCCATTATCGGAAAAAAAAGCAGTGCAAGATTATGGGCTGACCAGTTCACCGAAGACGAACTAGGCCTGCCATTTGTAGAACTAGACAAAATTCTGCAATGCTTTGGGAACACCGATGATTTGCGCTACGGCGAACAAGATATCTTAAAAGAATTTCCAAATTTACCGCTAGAGGTGATTCAAGAGGTTAAACGTAGGATAGAAAATAATCTGCATAAACAAGCGTTTCCTCCTATTTGTAAAATTTCGAAATGA
- a CDS encoding citrate/2-methylcitrate synthase: MDTRNIGLRNIEVADTKICSIDGENGKLIYRGYDILDLANHSTYEETAFLLLFGDLPVKEELEDFNLKLTESRRIPDSVTKNMKNKPVTAHPMDVLQSSILDLADYDRNRLDEGKIANIERAISLIAKIPTIVAAWDRIRNKQDIVEPRDDNSHAHNFLYMLRGEHPKHEISKIFDISLILHAEHSFNASTFAAREIASTRASIYASIGGAVGALSGELHGGANIQVMKMLLEMGDLNNVEKWVHDRIAKGGRVMGMGHAVYRTTDPRSEVLASLSRAISKEKDTKWYEMTEKIEEITRRVMYQTRKMLIYPNVDLYSASLYYSLGIPIDLNTPIFAISRIAGWNAHIIEEKFAEAAPKPALYRPKAVYVGRYCGPMGCEYVSLINRKIQNP; encoded by the coding sequence TTGGATACACGCAATATAGGCTTAAGAAATATCGAGGTAGCGGACACAAAGATATGTTCAATCGATGGTGAAAATGGAAAATTAATCTATAGGGGTTATGATATACTTGACCTGGCAAATCATTCCACTTATGAGGAAACAGCCTTCCTCTTACTATTTGGAGATTTACCTGTAAAAGAGGAACTTGAAGATTTTAACTTAAAATTGACAGAATCAAGGAGAATTCCAGATTCAGTTACCAAGAATATGAAAAATAAACCTGTCACAGCACATCCAATGGATGTCCTGCAGTCTTCGATTTTAGACCTGGCAGATTATGACCGCAATAGGCTAGATGAGGGGAAGATTGCCAACATTGAAAGGGCTATTTCATTAATTGCAAAGATTCCTACTATTGTTGCTGCATGGGATAGGATCAGAAACAAGCAAGATATAGTAGAGCCGCGTGACGATAATTCGCATGCGCATAATTTCTTATATATGCTTAGGGGAGAACACCCTAAGCATGAAATATCCAAAATATTTGATATCAGCTTAATATTACATGCTGAACATAGTTTTAATGCGTCAACTTTTGCTGCTCGAGAAATTGCATCAACACGTGCAAGTATCTATGCAAGCATAGGAGGTGCGGTGGGTGCATTGTCCGGAGAGCTTCATGGTGGAGCAAATATTCAAGTGATGAAAATGTTGCTTGAAATGGGCGATTTGAATAATGTTGAAAAATGGGTTCATGACAGGATAGCAAAAGGTGGAAGAGTGATGGGGATGGGTCATGCCGTTTATAGAACAACCGATCCTAGATCAGAGGTCCTTGCGTCACTATCTAGGGCTATTTCAAAAGAAAAGGATACAAAATGGTATGAAATGACCGAAAAAATCGAAGAAATCACAAGGAGAGTCATGTACCAAACTAGAAAAATGCTGATATATCCTAATGTGGACCTGTATAGCGCCTCATTATATTATAGTCTAGGAATCCCTATTGATCTAAATACACCTATATTCGCTATATCTAGAATAGCTGGATGGAATGCCCATATCATTGAGGAGAAATTTGCTGAAGCGGCCCCGAAGCCAGCGCTATATAGGCCAAAGGCAGTTTATGTTGGTAGATATTGCGGCCCGATGGGCTGTGAATACGTTAGCCTTATCAATAGAAAAATTCAAAATCCTTGA
- the purM gene encoding phosphoribosylformylglycinamidine cyclo-ligase, whose protein sequence is MKSSNKNIVKYSDVGIDVDKIKSIQNSVGKSIGSTHFLPNKGKVISGFGHYAGLIEFNKKILTLHTDGVGSKILIAQAMNKYNTIGIDCIAMNVNDTVCLGATPVGYLSYVALEKTNDFLLKEITKGLVKGAIMSNVAIVGGETAILPDIITGQKKDHNFDLAGMVLGILENKKKMILGDKIRPGDIIIGIESSGIHSNGLTLAREILLKKHDINDKPEFISKSLGAELLKPTAIYSNIILKTVEKFAKRIHGLAHITGGAFTKLKRLNERVDYFLDNLPAISGIFKQIMVDGNISEKEMYRTFNMGIGFCVIAARESADEIIETINNEKMKCRIIGNVRGNGMGNSYINSPYDKEIKAIKI, encoded by the coding sequence TTGAAGTCCTCAAACAAAAACATTGTCAAATATAGTGATGTAGGGATAGACGTTGATAAGATAAAGTCGATTCAGAATTCTGTTGGAAAAAGTATTGGGAGTACTCATTTTTTACCAAATAAAGGTAAAGTAATTTCTGGATTTGGTCACTATGCCGGACTAATCGAATTCAATAAAAAAATACTGACTTTGCACACCGATGGTGTTGGATCAAAGATCTTGATAGCTCAAGCCATGAATAAGTACAATACTATTGGTATCGACTGTATTGCAATGAATGTAAATGACACCGTTTGTTTAGGAGCTACTCCTGTGGGATATCTTTCCTATGTAGCGTTGGAAAAAACTAATGACTTTTTACTAAAGGAGATTACAAAAGGCTTGGTCAAGGGGGCTATTATGTCAAACGTAGCAATAGTTGGGGGAGAAACAGCAATACTTCCTGATATTATTACTGGACAAAAGAAAGATCATAATTTTGACCTTGCAGGAATGGTTCTTGGGATCTTAGAAAATAAGAAAAAAATGATACTTGGAGACAAGATTAGGCCAGGTGATATAATAATAGGAATAGAGAGTTCAGGAATTCATTCTAATGGATTAACTCTAGCAAGAGAAATTTTATTGAAAAAGCACGATATTAACGATAAACCCGAATTTATTAGCAAATCTCTTGGAGCAGAACTTTTAAAACCTACAGCTATATATTCAAATATAATTCTAAAAACAGTTGAAAAATTCGCAAAAAGAATCCACGGCCTTGCACACATTACAGGAGGCGCATTTACAAAGTTAAAAAGATTGAATGAACGTGTTGATTATTTTCTGGACAATTTGCCTGCTATTAGTGGTATCTTTAAACAAATCATGGTGGATGGAAATATTTCAGAAAAAGAAATGTATAGGACTTTTAACATGGGTATAGGATTTTGTGTAATTGCGGCGAGAGAATCAGCAGACGAAATAATTGAAACTATTAACAATGAGAAAATGAAATGCAGAATAATTGGGAACGTTAGGGGTAATGGAATGGGAAATTCATATATTAACTCACCTTATGATAAAGAAATCAAAGCAATCAAAATCTAA